In Nocardioides sp. InS609-2, a single genomic region encodes these proteins:
- the trpD gene encoding anthranilate phosphoribosyltransferase gives MTTTWADVLSGLVEGRDLSSQQTAWAMGQVLEGAATPAQIAGFAVALRAKGETVDEVIGLSDAMLAAGNRISVPGRLLDVVGTGMDRSMSVNISTMAAIVAAGAGARVVKHGSRSASSTSGSADVLEALGIRLDLPVSRVAEVAEEAGITFCFAAAFHPAMRHAAAPRRELGIGTTFNFLGPLSNPVRPAAQAIGCADLRMAPIMAEVFARRGVDAWVFRGDDGLDELTVSTTSTVWAVRAGEVIRSVLDPADHGIARNPVESLRGGDSVHNAEVVRRLLAGETGAVRDAVLLNAGAALAIYDAREGALGEQLQAGLDRATESIDSGAAAATLERWVAASGR, from the coding sequence ATGACGACCACCTGGGCCGACGTGCTCTCCGGCCTCGTCGAGGGTCGCGACCTGTCATCGCAGCAGACCGCGTGGGCGATGGGGCAGGTGCTCGAGGGTGCCGCGACCCCTGCGCAGATTGCCGGCTTCGCGGTGGCTCTGCGCGCCAAGGGCGAGACCGTCGACGAGGTCATCGGACTCTCCGACGCGATGCTCGCGGCCGGCAACCGCATCTCGGTGCCCGGCCGGCTGCTCGACGTCGTCGGCACCGGCATGGACCGCTCGATGTCGGTCAACATCTCGACCATGGCCGCCATCGTCGCGGCCGGTGCGGGGGCGCGGGTCGTCAAGCACGGCTCTCGCTCGGCGTCGTCGACGTCGGGGTCCGCTGACGTGCTCGAGGCCCTCGGCATCCGCCTCGACCTGCCCGTCTCACGCGTCGCGGAGGTGGCCGAGGAAGCCGGCATCACGTTCTGCTTCGCGGCCGCGTTCCACCCGGCGATGCGGCACGCCGCCGCGCCCCGGCGCGAGCTGGGCATCGGCACGACGTTCAACTTCCTCGGCCCGCTCTCCAACCCGGTGCGGCCGGCAGCCCAGGCGATCGGCTGCGCCGACCTGCGGATGGCGCCGATCATGGCCGAGGTGTTCGCCCGCCGCGGTGTCGACGCCTGGGTCTTCCGCGGCGACGACGGGCTCGATGAGCTCACCGTCTCGACGACGTCGACGGTCTGGGCGGTGCGCGCCGGCGAGGTCATCCGCTCGGTGCTCGACCCGGCCGACCACGGCATCGCCCGCAACCCCGTCGAGTCGCTGCGCGGCGGCGACTCCGTGCACAACGCCGAGGTCGTACGCCGCCTGCTGGCCGGCGAGACCGGGGCAGTGCGCGACGCCGTACTCCTCAATGCGGGGGCCGCCCTGGCCATCTACGACGCACGTGAAGGAGCGCTCGGCGAGCAGCTGCAGGCAGGCCTCGACCGGGCGACCGAGTCTATCGACTCCGGTGCGGCGGCGGCGACGCTCGAACGCTGGGTCGCTGCGTCAGGCCGCTGA
- a CDS encoding DUF2142 domain-containing protein: protein MPSLLRTWTTAFVGLMLLQAVWLLVVPPFQGIDEHDHVFKAAAVARGDWSRTHQQVASGRGELLAVPRDIVEGARPVCEALSYTGRDDCRPSAELADGRVLVGSAAARYNPAFYAVTGTVARPFHGVAAAQAMRITTAVWCAALMALAFAVVRRTARTSWPTAALVAACTPTMLYSTIIGAPNGPEMAAGLLLWCALLYGSVDGAHPPRWVVVAGTVAAAHIAVLRSLGPLWLALILGTAALAMGVPGFLRASRSRRFRPSLVVAGIAVGAGVAWTLTSGTNDPSTETGPHMTASPWPKMFSNWIAWVLQQVAAVPSRNNDAPIIVYALVIAAWALLLVLALRAAPGRARLATVAIFVIVSLMAISITVLSFAQLGYAWQGRYAWPYVVGWLALAGWMLDRSTTRTRGAGAISVMIGTAMAAGFTVTALDLANTLSALSGGVLNGWTPPHPLLVSGLAVTGPGLLLLAMRQAGATGQHERAEDRDRREAGRQALIR, encoded by the coding sequence ATGCCTTCGCTGCTCCGCACCTGGACGACGGCCTTCGTCGGACTCATGCTGCTGCAGGCCGTCTGGCTCCTGGTCGTCCCGCCCTTCCAGGGCATCGACGAGCACGACCACGTGTTCAAGGCCGCGGCAGTTGCGCGCGGCGACTGGAGCCGCACCCACCAGCAGGTGGCGAGCGGACGCGGTGAGCTGCTCGCCGTACCCCGCGACATCGTCGAAGGCGCCCGGCCGGTGTGTGAGGCGCTCAGCTACACCGGGCGCGACGACTGCAGACCCAGCGCAGAGCTGGCCGACGGGCGAGTGCTGGTCGGCAGCGCCGCAGCTCGCTACAACCCGGCCTTCTACGCGGTGACGGGAACGGTCGCACGGCCGTTCCACGGGGTCGCCGCCGCGCAGGCCATGCGGATCACCACAGCCGTGTGGTGCGCGGCGCTGATGGCGCTGGCGTTCGCCGTCGTCCGCCGTACGGCGCGCACCAGCTGGCCAACCGCGGCGCTGGTCGCAGCATGCACCCCGACGATGCTCTACTCGACCATCATCGGCGCACCCAACGGCCCCGAGATGGCAGCCGGCCTGTTGTTGTGGTGTGCGCTGCTGTACGGCAGCGTCGACGGTGCTCATCCGCCGCGCTGGGTCGTCGTCGCCGGCACGGTGGCCGCGGCGCACATTGCCGTCCTGCGCTCGCTTGGTCCGTTGTGGCTGGCACTGATCCTCGGCACCGCTGCCTTGGCCATGGGCGTCCCGGGCTTCCTGAGGGCATCACGAAGTCGTCGCTTCCGCCCGTCCCTCGTCGTCGCCGGCATTGCGGTGGGTGCTGGCGTCGCCTGGACTCTCACGTCCGGCACCAACGACCCGTCGACCGAGACCGGTCCGCACATGACCGCAAGCCCGTGGCCGAAGATGTTCAGCAACTGGATCGCCTGGGTCCTTCAGCAGGTGGCCGCTGTGCCGAGCCGCAATAACGACGCGCCGATCATCGTCTATGCCCTCGTCATCGCTGCGTGGGCATTGCTCCTTGTCCTCGCGCTCCGCGCTGCGCCGGGTCGGGCCCGTCTCGCGACTGTGGCCATCTTCGTGATCGTCTCCCTGATGGCGATCTCGATAACCGTGTTGTCATTCGCGCAGCTCGGCTACGCCTGGCAGGGTCGCTATGCTTGGCCGTACGTCGTTGGCTGGCTGGCTCTCGCCGGCTGGATGCTCGACCGTTCGACCACACGCACTCGCGGCGCTGGCGCGATCTCGGTGATGATCGGAACCGCCATGGCCGCCGGCTTCACGGTCACCGCCCTCGACCTCGCCAACACCCTCTCGGCACTGAGCGGTGGCGTCCTCAACGGCTGGACTCCCCCACATCCCCTCCTCGTGAGCGGCCTCGCGGTGACAGGTCCCGGCCTGCTTCTCCTGGCCATGCGGCAGGCCGGCGCGACGGGGCAGCACGAACGAGCAGAGGATCGCGACAGGCGTGAAGCTGGTCGTCAAGCGTTGATCCGCTAG
- a CDS encoding Flp family type IVb pilin, producing MRQKPLRDERGASAVEYGLLVSGIAAVIAVAVYLFGGVTGEMFTGTCDTIRIETGASSGSCS from the coding sequence GTGAGGCAGAAGCCATTGCGGGATGAACGGGGCGCCAGCGCCGTCGAGTACGGCCTGCTCGTCTCGGGCATCGCCGCGGTCATCGCGGTTGCCGTCTACCTGTTCGGCGGGGTCACCGGCGAGATGTTCACCGGGACCTGCGACACCATCAGGATCGAGACGGGTGCCAGCAGCGGCTCCTGCTCCTGA
- a CDS encoding Lrp/AsnC ligand binding domain-containing protein yields the protein MITAIVFVKADVARIPEVAEAIAALDGVSEVYSVTGQIDLIALVRVTNHDDVAAVVADKLNKVDGVTATETHIAFRAYSRHDLESAFSLGLD from the coding sequence ATGATCACCGCCATCGTCTTCGTGAAGGCCGACGTCGCGCGCATCCCCGAGGTGGCCGAGGCCATCGCCGCCCTCGACGGCGTGAGCGAGGTCTACTCCGTCACCGGCCAGATCGACCTGATCGCCCTGGTGCGGGTCACCAACCACGACGACGTCGCCGCCGTCGTGGCCGACAAGCTCAACAAGGTCGACGGGGTCACCGCCACCGAGACCCACATCGCGTTCCGTGCCTACTCCCGCCACGACCTCGAGTCGGCGTTCTCGCTCGGTCTCGACTGA
- a CDS encoding NYN domain-containing protein, with protein sequence MSVDPETSGPLLGELSDVVRQRVLSLASDALPSVTNIPAPLRRVVLFAPQRRARLGGAAIAAAMADENFRAAVGVQVAAGAAPSGDDAAASAAWAWLTRPHDWQAAYDDALGRLIPTGTPDASAAETERLRQRVDALETQAREAKATHRQRLDDLRTENMTLRRKLGDTRASQRATEAALDEAREAVASAEGAASQVAARAETELRRLRAQIDELSAGARTERKEARAQRDDATLRARLLLDTVLDAASGLRRELALPPVDGAPGDRLEAEIEAAGAPLAARPGPPEGPALLEQLLSLPRARLIVDGYNVSKTAWERSSLEAQRVRLIGGLASVVARTGAETTVVFDAAASTTRPVVPTPRGVKVLFSPLGVIADDVIRDLVAVEPSGRPLVVVTSDQALGSDVAGGGARVISAASLVALLTP encoded by the coding sequence ATGAGCGTCGATCCCGAAACGTCCGGGCCGTTGCTGGGGGAGCTGTCCGACGTCGTCCGGCAGCGCGTGCTGTCGCTGGCCTCCGATGCCCTGCCCTCGGTGACGAACATCCCCGCGCCACTGCGCCGGGTGGTGCTGTTCGCGCCACAGCGGCGCGCCCGCCTGGGTGGGGCGGCCATTGCCGCGGCGATGGCCGACGAAAACTTCCGGGCTGCCGTGGGTGTACAGGTCGCGGCCGGTGCCGCCCCGTCGGGTGACGACGCCGCAGCCTCGGCGGCCTGGGCCTGGCTCACCCGACCTCACGACTGGCAGGCGGCGTACGACGACGCGCTCGGCCGACTGATCCCCACCGGGACCCCCGATGCCAGCGCTGCGGAGACCGAGCGCCTGCGTCAGCGCGTCGACGCCCTGGAGACCCAGGCGCGCGAGGCAAAGGCGACCCACCGGCAGCGGCTCGACGACCTGCGCACCGAGAACATGACCCTGCGCCGCAAGCTCGGTGACACCCGGGCCAGCCAGCGGGCCACCGAGGCCGCGCTCGACGAGGCTCGCGAGGCGGTGGCGTCGGCCGAGGGCGCGGCCAGCCAGGTCGCAGCTCGCGCTGAGACCGAGCTGCGGCGGCTACGAGCCCAGATCGACGAGCTCTCGGCCGGGGCACGCACCGAGCGCAAGGAGGCACGCGCGCAGCGCGACGACGCCACTCTGCGCGCCCGCCTCCTGCTCGACACGGTGCTCGACGCGGCCAGCGGTCTGCGGCGCGAGCTGGCCCTGCCCCCGGTGGACGGGGCTCCCGGCGACCGGCTGGAGGCCGAGATCGAGGCCGCGGGGGCGCCCCTGGCGGCGCGACCCGGCCCACCCGAGGGGCCGGCCCTGCTCGAACAGCTGCTCTCGTTGCCGCGAGCCCGCCTGATCGTCGACGGCTACAACGTCAGCAAGACGGCCTGGGAGCGTTCGTCACTGGAGGCGCAGCGGGTGCGCCTGATCGGTGGGCTCGCCTCGGTGGTCGCCCGCACGGGCGCCGAGACCACGGTGGTGTTCGACGCCGCCGCTTCGACCACCCGGCCCGTCGTGCCGACCCCCCGAGGGGTCAAGGTGCTGTTCAGCCCGCTGGGCGTCATCGCCGACGACGTGATCCGCGACCTGGTCGCGGTCGAGCCCTCGGGGCGCCCGCTGGTCGTCGTGACGAGTGACCAGGCCCTCGGCTCCGACGTGGCTGGCGGTGGTGCCCGGGTGATCTCCGCGGCGAGCCTCGTGGCTCTCCTGACACCGTGA
- a CDS encoding histidine kinase, which yields MAAQAQHPHSGLVDGARAFVLLALGAPVLWAREVYGVLGLLALIGVWLAVSLAVRTRLSLALICLAEALAVGLICGIAFAQAPALLAALAVPPFAHGLWRGARGVAASLSAEAIGLVVVMGLGQAAPTADQMADVFTWLVTGFGLGLVASFLGSLADEEPDSSAPYREARLLIRELLDLSGRLSGGLDPTSMAGSILEEVGSELPVQRAVLHVSRDDVLIALASHSSSEEPEPSNIDELAETAWSEGSVQVVGHDFAFPLTTSGVTIAVVSGRLAAGLDPELLGLTKQLRSLATRLEPIALRLDTAQLFAEFRDSATSDERRRLAREMHDGVAQDIASMGYIVDALISAAPTPEHEAALHQLRSMITSVVGEVRHSVMTLRTQAGSSESLGAAIAALARHLSDVSGMPISVTADERTSRLRHEVEAELLRIAQEAMNNAVRHSRATVINVHCRVHAPSAEIVVTDDGRGLQPGRRDSHGLSIMRERAALIGGVLDVGPAEGGGTRVSVRVGDSVRVHPDDNPSPKDRIDA from the coding sequence ATGGCCGCCCAGGCCCAGCACCCTCACTCCGGACTCGTCGACGGCGCGAGAGCGTTCGTCCTGCTCGCGCTCGGTGCTCCCGTGCTGTGGGCTCGCGAGGTCTACGGGGTGCTGGGTCTGCTGGCCCTCATCGGTGTCTGGCTGGCGGTCTCACTGGCGGTGCGCACCCGGCTCTCGCTGGCGCTGATCTGCCTGGCCGAGGCTCTCGCCGTCGGACTCATCTGCGGCATCGCCTTCGCGCAGGCGCCGGCGCTCCTGGCGGCGCTCGCCGTGCCACCGTTCGCGCACGGTCTGTGGCGCGGGGCCCGCGGAGTGGCCGCGTCTCTCTCCGCCGAGGCCATCGGACTCGTGGTCGTCATGGGACTGGGACAGGCGGCGCCGACGGCCGACCAGATGGCGGACGTCTTCACCTGGCTGGTCACGGGGTTCGGGCTCGGCCTGGTAGCCAGCTTTCTGGGCTCACTGGCCGACGAAGAACCCGACAGCTCGGCGCCGTACCGCGAGGCCAGGCTGCTCATCCGCGAGCTGCTCGACCTCTCCGGCCGACTCAGCGGCGGACTCGACCCCACCAGCATGGCGGGGTCGATCCTCGAGGAGGTCGGCTCGGAGCTGCCGGTGCAGCGTGCGGTGCTCCACGTGAGCCGCGACGACGTCCTGATCGCCCTCGCCAGCCACTCGTCGTCCGAGGAGCCCGAGCCGTCGAACATCGACGAGCTGGCCGAAACGGCCTGGTCGGAGGGTTCGGTGCAGGTGGTCGGTCACGACTTCGCCTTCCCACTGACGACGTCCGGCGTGACGATCGCCGTCGTCAGCGGGCGACTCGCTGCCGGTCTCGACCCCGAGCTGCTGGGTCTGACCAAGCAGCTGCGCTCGCTCGCGACCAGGCTCGAGCCGATCGCGCTACGCCTCGACACCGCACAGCTGTTCGCGGAGTTCCGCGACTCCGCGACCTCCGACGAGCGACGCCGGCTGGCCAGGGAGATGCACGACGGTGTGGCCCAGGACATCGCGTCGATGGGCTACATCGTCGACGCCCTGATCAGCGCGGCGCCCACGCCCGAGCACGAAGCCGCGCTCCACCAGCTGCGTTCGATGATCACCTCAGTGGTCGGGGAGGTCCGTCACTCCGTGATGACGCTGCGCACCCAGGCCGGGTCGAGCGAGAGTCTCGGGGCCGCGATCGCGGCCTTGGCCCGCCATCTGAGCGACGTGAGCGGCATGCCGATCTCGGTGACCGCCGACGAACGGACCAGTCGCCTCCGCCACGAGGTGGAGGCGGAGCTGCTGCGCATCGCCCAGGAGGCGATGAACAATGCCGTGAGGCACTCGAGGGCTACGGTGATCAACGTGCACTGCCGCGTCCACGCCCCGTCCGCCGAGATCGTCGTCACCGACGACGGCCGCGGGCTCCAGCCCGGCCGACGCGACTCCCATGGCCTGTCCATCATGCGAGAGCGCGCCGCCCTCATCGGCGGCGTGCTCGACGTGGGTCCGGCCGAGGGCGGTGGTACGCGGGTGTCCGTCCGTGTGGGAGATTCGGTACGAGTGCACCCTGACGACAACCCCTCACCCAAGGATCGCATCGACGCATGA
- a CDS encoding C40 family peptidase, with translation MPESVSSPGRRTTHKGDRPLVIHDRLRLSTAVIGLTAIAFTGFIAATPAQAEPEIKDVQARVDRLYHQAEQAQERYHDAQLQLDDLTEDLGTLESDERRQDARLDVVRDQVRESVLRQYQGEGISTVGQVVVSEDPGAFLGQLSTMSAFNDLQSDLFSSYSTELDALDLRHEATTERSSEIADVTAQLSDEKKEVDAKLAEAKTLLSELKDEERTRLLALSRGGSTTRLPSDVPASGRAAAAVGYAMAQVGDSYVYGAAGPSAFDCSGLTMMAWAQAGVGLPHSSSAQYGSGPHIAASDLQPGDLVFYYSPISHVGMYIGNGLIVHAANPGTGVAVSGLYSMPYVGAVRPG, from the coding sequence GTGCCCGAATCCGTCAGCTCACCCGGTAGGCGTACGACACACAAGGGAGACCGCCCGCTCGTGATCCACGACCGGCTGCGACTCAGCACTGCCGTCATCGGCCTGACTGCGATCGCCTTCACCGGCTTCATCGCGGCCACTCCGGCGCAGGCCGAGCCCGAGATCAAGGACGTGCAAGCGCGCGTCGACCGCCTCTACCACCAGGCCGAGCAGGCGCAGGAGCGTTACCACGACGCCCAGCTGCAGCTCGATGACCTGACCGAAGACCTCGGCACGCTCGAGTCCGACGAGCGCCGTCAGGACGCCCGCCTCGACGTGGTCCGCGACCAGGTCCGCGAGTCCGTTCTCCGCCAGTACCAGGGCGAGGGCATCTCCACGGTCGGCCAGGTCGTCGTCTCCGAGGACCCCGGCGCCTTCCTGGGCCAGCTCTCGACGATGTCGGCGTTCAACGACCTCCAGTCCGACCTGTTCTCCTCCTACTCCACCGAGCTCGACGCCCTCGACCTGCGCCACGAGGCGACGACCGAGCGCTCGAGCGAGATCGCCGACGTCACCGCGCAGCTCTCCGACGAGAAGAAGGAGGTCGACGCCAAGCTCGCCGAGGCCAAGACCTTGCTCTCCGAGCTGAAGGACGAGGAGCGCACCCGTCTGCTCGCCTTGTCCCGCGGTGGCAGCACCACCCGCCTGCCCTCCGACGTACCCGCGTCAGGCCGGGCCGCGGCCGCCGTCGGCTACGCGATGGCGCAGGTCGGCGACTCCTACGTCTACGGCGCTGCCGGCCCGAGCGCGTTCGACTGCTCCGGTCTGACGATGATGGCCTGGGCCCAGGCCGGTGTGGGTCTCCCGCACTCGTCCAGCGCCCAGTACGGCTCCGGCCCGCACATCGCGGCCAGCGACCTCCAGCCCGGCGACCTGGTCTTCTACTACAGCCCGATCAGCCACGTCGGCATGTACATCGGCAACGGCCTGATCGTGCACGCCGCCAACCCGGGCACGGGCGTGGCAGTCTCCGGCCTCTACTCGATGCCCTATGTCGGAGCGGTTCGCCCCGGCTGA
- a CDS encoding Flp family type IVb pilin produces the protein MTILLQGHRAKMDERGASAVEYGLLIAGIAAIIVVAVMALGPVVKEAFSDTCTAIRSSTTTTATCST, from the coding sequence ATGACCATTCTCCTCCAGGGCCACAGGGCGAAGATGGACGAGCGCGGCGCCTCCGCCGTCGAGTACGGCCTGCTCATCGCCGGCATCGCGGCCATCATCGTCGTTGCCGTCATGGCCCTCGGCCCGGTCGTCAAGGAAGCCTTCTCGGACACCTGCACTGCCATCAGAAGCAGCACCACCACCACTGCCACCTGCTCAACCTGA
- a CDS encoding M48 family metallopeptidase, with product MTDTTTPGDRRIAWWVTAVGGLAFVVLAALVVPWHPVPGGRVTPVDPGSVFTTLQLARADDFARWARIWSWGSLAVALVVAAALGFTRLGRSLMQRLPGPWWVRIVLGVAACDLIGRLVTLPFAIMLRRLQRANDLTRQSWGGYVIDTVKGEVLDIVVTSIALVMLIGLARRWRRVWPVVAAGLLAALIVLGSFVYPLLVEPVFNNFTSLPDGDLRTGIFELAGKEGVPVDDVLVADASRRTTTLNAYVSGFGGTRRVVLYDNLVDDLPRDEALSVVAHELAHARHRDVVVGTALGATGAVMGVGLLALVVGWSRRRSGHGSDGMADVAVVPLVLALMAFGTVLSAPVQNGISRQIETRADVDALRTTGERAPFVELQRQLALRSMADSTPPAWSQWWFGSHPGVLMRIAVADRLID from the coding sequence GTGACCGACACCACCACGCCGGGAGATCGTCGCATCGCGTGGTGGGTGACCGCCGTGGGTGGCCTCGCGTTCGTCGTGCTCGCTGCACTCGTCGTGCCCTGGCACCCCGTGCCCGGAGGTCGCGTGACGCCCGTCGACCCCGGGTCGGTGTTCACGACGTTGCAGCTCGCGCGGGCCGACGATTTCGCCCGGTGGGCCCGGATCTGGAGCTGGGGGTCGCTCGCCGTGGCGTTGGTCGTGGCCGCCGCGCTGGGCTTCACGCGACTCGGCCGGAGCCTGATGCAGCGGCTGCCCGGACCCTGGTGGGTCAGGATCGTGCTCGGCGTCGCCGCCTGCGACTTGATCGGCCGGCTGGTCACCCTGCCCTTCGCCATCATGTTGCGACGCCTTCAGCGAGCCAACGACCTGACGCGCCAGTCGTGGGGTGGCTACGTAATCGACACCGTCAAGGGCGAAGTGCTCGACATCGTGGTGACCAGCATCGCGCTGGTCATGTTGATCGGGCTGGCCCGACGGTGGCGCAGAGTCTGGCCGGTGGTCGCGGCAGGCCTGCTGGCGGCCCTGATCGTGCTCGGGTCGTTCGTCTACCCGTTGCTCGTCGAGCCAGTGTTCAACAACTTCACGTCGCTGCCCGACGGCGACCTGCGCACCGGCATCTTCGAGCTCGCCGGCAAGGAGGGCGTGCCGGTCGACGACGTGCTGGTGGCCGACGCCTCGCGTCGTACGACGACGCTCAATGCCTATGTCAGCGGCTTCGGCGGCACCAGGCGGGTCGTGCTCTACGACAATCTGGTCGACGACCTGCCGCGCGACGAGGCGCTGTCGGTGGTCGCCCACGAGCTGGCCCACGCACGACATCGCGACGTGGTCGTGGGCACCGCGCTGGGCGCGACCGGTGCGGTGATGGGTGTCGGTCTGCTCGCGCTTGTCGTCGGCTGGTCACGGCGCCGGTCGGGCCACGGGAGCGACGGGATGGCCGACGTGGCGGTGGTGCCGCTGGTGCTGGCGCTGATGGCGTTCGGGACGGTGCTGTCGGCGCCGGTGCAGAACGGCATCAGCCGGCAGATCGAGACGCGGGCCGATGTCGACGCGCTCAGGACTACCGGGGAGCGGGCGCCGTTCGTGGAGCTGCAGCGTCAACTGGCGCTGCGGTCGATGGCCGACTCGACACCACCGGCGTGGTCACAGTGGTGGTTCGGGTCGCACCCGGGAGTGCTGATGCGGATCGCTGTCGCCGACCGGCTGATCGACTGA
- a CDS encoding response regulator transcription factor, translating into MNASAPASPTTVLLVDDHELIRHGLATAFSLDSSLRIVGQAGTVAQALAAWQEQRPAVVVTDLQLPDGTGLDVVRAVRREAPDAGLVVLTMHSGDEQIFAAMEAGASAFVGKDSPSTEVVKAAKHAAVSPRTFLCAGLSSAMIRRTTGESTRLSDREHEVLLLLADGLGAGQIAGQLYMSESTAKSHIARIYQKLGATNRAQALVTAMRSGLLSSISPNVR; encoded by the coding sequence ATGAATGCTTCCGCCCCAGCCAGCCCGACGACCGTCCTGCTGGTCGATGACCATGAGCTGATCCGGCACGGCCTGGCCACTGCCTTCTCCCTCGACTCCTCGCTGCGCATCGTCGGCCAGGCCGGCACCGTCGCGCAGGCCCTGGCTGCGTGGCAGGAGCAGCGGCCGGCCGTGGTGGTCACCGACCTGCAGCTGCCCGACGGCACGGGTCTCGACGTCGTCCGCGCCGTACGTCGCGAGGCTCCCGACGCAGGCCTGGTCGTGCTGACCATGCACTCGGGCGACGAGCAGATCTTTGCTGCCATGGAGGCCGGCGCCTCGGCCTTCGTCGGCAAGGACTCGCCCTCCACCGAGGTGGTCAAAGCCGCCAAGCACGCCGCCGTGTCCCCCCGCACCTTTTTGTGCGCCGGTCTCTCGTCGGCGATGATCCGGCGCACCACTGGTGAGTCGACCCGGCTCTCCGACCGCGAGCACGAGGTGCTGCTGCTGCTCGCCGACGGACTCGGTGCCGGCCAGATCGCTGGCCAGCTCTACATGAGCGAGTCCACGGCCAAGTCCCACATCGCGCGGATCTACCAGAAGCTCGGCGCCACCAACCGCGCGCAGGCCCTGGTGACCGCGATGCGGAGCGGGCTGCTGTCGAGCATCTCCCCGAACGTGCGTTGA
- a CDS encoding DEDD exonuclease domain-containing protein, which produces MSTAVQGAASRWEAQRSFDELGRPLRDITFTVVDLETTGGSAAGGSMITEIGAVKVRSGEVLGEFQTLVNPRAEIPPFIAVLTGITNAMVSDAPSIESALPAFLEFAAGTVLVAHNAPFDVGFLQHFNREQGRAWPRFEVLDTAKLARRVITRDDAPNCKLSSLARVFNSTTTPNHRALSDARATVDVLHGLMERLGGLGVHTLEELQTFSSRVSASQRKKRHLAESLPHSPGVYLFKDDRSRVLYIGTSRDLRSRVRTYFTASETRSRMGEMVNLASTVTGIECATPLEAEVRELRYRRAQAEIQPPLAVSREGPLRQAHPRGLAQAVAGAPGARRRRRLPRPLLLPQDRREVPGRAARDVPGAPVLRQAATHPDPRHPVGLRAGRDGSLPVSV; this is translated from the coding sequence ATGAGCACTGCCGTTCAGGGTGCGGCCTCCCGATGGGAGGCGCAACGCAGTTTCGACGAGCTGGGCCGGCCCTTGCGCGACATCACGTTCACCGTCGTCGACCTCGAGACGACCGGCGGCTCGGCCGCGGGCGGCTCGATGATCACCGAGATCGGGGCCGTCAAGGTGCGCTCCGGTGAGGTGCTGGGCGAGTTCCAGACCCTGGTCAACCCACGCGCCGAGATCCCGCCGTTCATCGCCGTCCTCACCGGCATCACCAACGCCATGGTCAGCGACGCGCCGTCGATCGAGTCCGCGCTGCCGGCGTTCCTCGAGTTCGCGGCCGGCACGGTGCTGGTGGCCCACAACGCGCCGTTCGACGTCGGTTTCCTCCAGCACTTCAACCGCGAGCAGGGCCGAGCCTGGCCACGGTTCGAGGTGCTCGACACCGCCAAGCTCGCGCGCCGCGTCATCACCCGCGACGACGCGCCCAACTGCAAGCTCTCCTCGCTGGCCCGCGTCTTCAACTCCACGACCACCCCCAACCACCGTGCCCTGTCCGACGCCCGCGCCACGGTCGATGTCCTGCACGGGCTGATGGAGCGGCTGGGCGGGCTGGGGGTGCACACCCTCGAGGAGCTCCAGACCTTCAGCTCACGGGTCAGCGCCTCCCAGCGCAAGAAGCGGCACCTCGCCGAGTCACTGCCGCACTCCCCCGGCGTCTACCTCTTCAAGGACGACCGGTCCCGGGTCCTCTACATCGGCACCTCCCGCGACCTGCGCAGCCGCGTCCGCACCTACTTCACCGCCTCCGAGACCCGCTCGCGGATGGGCGAGATGGTCAACCTCGCTTCCACCGTCACCGGCATCGAGTGCGCGACCCCGCTCGAGGCCGAGGTGCGTGAGCTGCGGTATCGCCGAGCACAAGCCGAGATACAACCGCCGCTCGCGGTTTCCCGAGAAGGTCCACTTCGTCAAGCTCACCCGCGAGGCCTGGCCCAGGCTGTCGCTGGTGCGCCGGGTGCTCGACGACGACGCCGACTACCTCGGCCCCTTCTCCTCCCGCAAGACCGCAGAGAAGTGCCTGGCCGCGCTGCACGAGACGTTCCCGGTGCGCCAGTGCTCCGACAAGCTGCCACACACCCCGACCCCCGCCACCCGGTCGGCCTGCGTGCTGGCCGAGATGGGTCGCTGCCTGTCTCCGTGTGA